From a single Bacteroidota bacterium genomic region:
- a CDS encoding endonuclease/exonuclease/phosphatase family protein has product MKTSLLLLLLFLPFILSAQSSLMSFNLRYNNPGDKENSWENRKVEVADILNRYRPGILGIQEGLHEQVVYLDSALEQYDYTGVGREDGKTKGEYSAIFYHTATYKLLSSKTYWLSETPEKVSVGWDAALERIVTSAIFIHRKTNDTLYVFNCHLDHMGKVAREKSAELMLRLITGMNIADKKLVVMGDFNAEPHEAPILLFDKQMECLYKKEGVVSKGPAGTFNSFNTEQAVTKRIDYIFTKNLTVSEYHHIDQRRSNQLWLSDHLPVLVKTND; this is encoded by the coding sequence ATGAAAACATCCCTCCTGTTGTTACTCCTCTTCCTCCCATTTATTCTTTCGGCACAATCATCCTTAATGTCCTTCAATCTCCGCTACAACAACCCCGGTGATAAGGAAAACAGCTGGGAGAACCGGAAAGTGGAAGTGGCGGATATACTTAACCGTTATCGTCCCGGTATTCTCGGCATTCAGGAAGGGTTACACGAGCAGGTGGTCTACCTCGACTCGGCATTGGAGCAGTATGACTATACCGGCGTTGGGAGAGAAGATGGTAAAACGAAGGGAGAGTATTCGGCAATTTTCTACCATACCGCTACCTATAAATTGCTATCCTCAAAAACCTACTGGCTATCAGAAACGCCGGAGAAGGTATCTGTCGGTTGGGATGCCGCGCTGGAACGGATCGTCACTTCCGCGATCTTCATTCATCGAAAGACAAATGACACCTTGTATGTTTTCAATTGTCATCTGGATCATATGGGTAAAGTGGCGAGAGAGAAATCCGCTGAATTGATGCTCCGTTTAATCACCGGGATGAATATTGCAGATAAAAAACTTGTTGTGATGGGAGACTTCAACGCTGAACCCCATGAAGCACCGATACTGCTTTTCGATAAACAAATGGAATGTTTGTATAAAAAAGAAGGAGTGGTTTCGAAGGGTCCTGCAGGGACTTTCAATTCGTTCAACACAGAACAGGCAGTCACCAAGCGCATTGATTACATCTTCACAAAAAACTTGACCGTTAGCGAATACCATCATATCGATCAACGGAGATCCAATCAACTTTGGTTATCGGATCATTTGCCGGTACTGGTGAAAACAAATGATTAA
- a CDS encoding tail fiber domain-containing protein, whose protein sequence is MKTINMKASFIMCVVTAASMMQAQAQWSLTGNAGTTPGTNFIGTTDSKTLQIRTSNKTRMTVTSSGSVGIGTASPVANVPLTIQGKLFGGTGPGVVEQVFKNSTGVAKYQFALEGSGANAGFAIGEVNLSSFRFFIQDGTGNVGIGTPTPVSALDVKNDANPAITVGTTTLGGGALFLGNGNHGIQRDVNQLKIFTLGNPSDIIFSNGGAASPTERMRINTSGNVGIGTNNPGQKLAVTSAFIGGWGASIANTANSQTNPSHGLVITACTDNGIFPGQNLFVGLTRPDGTIIGAINQQSASSVGYATTSDTRLKSNISETNFGIADIMKIQVRDYDYNDDKMGNRQTGFLAQQLYTVFPNAVAKGGDDAKTQPWMVDYGRMTPLVIKGMQDQQNSINALQELLASKVEELAEIKIQLKDMQDCLQALCNSPSNAKAGISEVSVSSLQQNQPNPFSQSTVISFNLSNKDSRGMILIRDLNGNLMKSINVNGSGRGQVTVNANELSQGTYTYTLVIEGKSIDTKLMVITK, encoded by the coding sequence ATGAAAACAATCAACATGAAAGCAAGTTTTATTATGTGCGTAGTTACCGCCGCTTCGATGATGCAAGCGCAGGCACAATGGTCCTTAACGGGTAATGCAGGGACTACTCCCGGCACTAACTTTATTGGTACTACTGATTCAAAGACTCTTCAGATCAGAACGAGCAATAAAACGAGAATGACTGTAACGAGTAGCGGATCTGTGGGTATAGGTACAGCCAGCCCTGTTGCCAATGTGCCACTCACCATTCAAGGTAAATTATTCGGTGGTACTGGTCCCGGTGTAGTTGAGCAAGTATTTAAGAATAGTACCGGAGTAGCCAAATATCAATTCGCATTAGAAGGATCCGGTGCAAATGCGGGATTTGCTATAGGTGAAGTAAATTTATCCAGTTTCAGATTTTTCATTCAAGATGGCACAGGTAATGTAGGAATTGGAACACCTACTCCAGTCAGCGCATTAGATGTTAAAAACGATGCAAATCCGGCCATTACCGTAGGTACTACAACCCTAGGTGGCGGAGCACTTTTTCTAGGAAATGGGAATCATGGAATACAAAGGGACGTAAATCAATTAAAGATATTTACTTTAGGAAATCCCAGTGACATTATCTTCTCAAATGGAGGTGCTGCTTCACCAACTGAAAGGATGAGAATTAACACTTCCGGTAATGTAGGAATTGGAACAAATAATCCCGGTCAAAAATTAGCTGTTACTTCTGCATTCATAGGTGGCTGGGGTGCAAGTATTGCCAATACTGCAAACAGTCAAACTAATCCTAGCCATGGATTAGTTATAACTGCTTGTACTGACAATGGCATATTTCCCGGACAAAATCTTTTCGTTGGTTTAACCCGACCAGATGGTACTATTATTGGAGCCATAAATCAGCAATCTGCCTCTTCCGTTGGATATGCTACAACCTCTGATACAAGGCTGAAATCAAATATTTCGGAAACGAATTTTGGCATTGCAGATATTATGAAGATTCAGGTTAGAGATTATGATTACAATGATGACAAAATGGGTAATCGTCAAACCGGCTTTTTAGCACAGCAATTATATACTGTGTTTCCAAACGCTGTTGCAAAAGGCGGTGATGATGCAAAAACACAACCCTGGATGGTTGACTATGGCCGAATGACTCCGCTAGTAATCAAAGGCATGCAGGATCAGCAAAATTCAATCAATGCGCTACAGGAGTTATTAGCAAGTAAAGTTGAAGAACTTGCAGAGATTAAAATTCAATTAAAGGATATGCAAGACTGTCTTCAGGCACTTTGCAACTCTCCCTCCAATGCAAAAGCAGGCATCTCTGAAGTAAGTGTTTCTTCGCTTCAGCAAAATCAACCTAATCCTTTTAGCCAATCAACAGTTATCAGCTTTAATTTATCTAATAAAGATAGCCGCGGAATGATCCTTATCCGTGACCTGAACGGAAATCTAATGAAATCCATCAATGTAAATGGTTCAGGCAGAGGACAAGTGACTGTTAATGCCAATGAACTTTCTCAAGGAACATATACCTACACCCTTGTTATTGAAGGTAAGAGCATCGACACCAAACTGATGGTGATTACAAAATAA
- a CDS encoding DNA polymerase III subunit alpha codes for MFLNCHSWFSFHYGTLSVEKLLEEAQRLGIRKIVLTDINNTSGVLDFIRLAPKYGVEPAVGIEFRQGDTVRFIGIAKNNEGFEELNRFLSECLRKGAAEGESSGNRDAIIPEKIPCFRNVVVILPVTLSAPVSSSQEEALSQGAATGERLPASSFRLPADSRLPALSYRLPAIFSAGNYSCVQPNSSSKHPVASSLLPETGSQKLEAGSRKPVAGSRKLEASSEQQEAKGQKREAGSRKPEANNIFYGIKPSDVSRLPFSNYKQLLHRCVVLWPVTVRHKTDFNVHRLLCAIGHNTLLSKVPPEVNCRPDEIMVTEAEVRTRYLAFPQIVRNTEQLLHECHIAFDFHEPKNKRSFSGSRQVDTVLLERETWKGVHYRYGEQVSSAIRDRVEKELRMINELGFAAYFLVNWDIVRYAQRRGYFYVGRGSGANSIVAYCLRITDVDPIDLDLYFERFINPYRQNPPDFDLDFSWKDRDDLTAYIFRRHGEEHTALLATYSTYQSNAVIRELGKVFGLPKEEIDALQATKNGESVGEGMAKLIRQYSALLHDFPHHLSIHAGGVIISEKPITCYTALNHPPKGFPVTQFSMLESEDVGLYKYDILSQRGLGHIRDAVDIVKKNRGIDIDIHQIKAFKKDEKIKALIRNGRCMGCFYVESPAMRMLLKKLQVDTYIQLVAASSIIRPGVARSGMMREYILRTHDPARRTYIHPVMKELMEETYGIMVYQEDVIKVAHHFAGLDLSEADVLRRGMSGKFRSREEFQKIRDKFFDSCKEKGYPDTITAEVWRQIESFAGYSFSKGHSASYAVESYQSLYLKAHYPLEFMVGVINNFGGFYSTEFYVHEARMQGATVHAPHINESLYLTDIQGRDIYLGFIHLQNLQQQTAIALLEERDRNGPFTGLADFMHRVPIEIEQLRILVRIGAFRFTGRSKKELLWDLLLHIGDGRKTEVYQSLFNEPSFGQSSEGEAEWKLPPLTHHHLEDALDEIELLGFELSSPYKRLRENNTSPSLNAATAANPLRPPRLKEIFVANELYASIGQEISIIGYLVTTKPTRTIKGEYMAFGTWLDVEGYFFDSTHFPRVIKEFPFRGKGIYRITGRVDSEFDFCSITVSAMEKLPTAGI; via the coding sequence ATGTTTCTCAATTGCCATAGCTGGTTCAGCTTTCATTACGGTACGCTCTCGGTTGAGAAGTTACTGGAAGAGGCACAGCGTTTAGGTATCCGCAAAATCGTTCTTACCGATATCAATAACACTTCCGGCGTACTCGATTTCATCCGCCTGGCTCCGAAGTATGGGGTGGAGCCGGCGGTGGGTATCGAATTTCGTCAAGGCGATACCGTTAGATTTATAGGTATTGCAAAAAATAATGAGGGCTTCGAGGAGCTGAACCGTTTTCTCAGTGAATGTCTCCGAAAGGGAGCCGCTGAAGGAGAGAGTTCCGGCAACCGCGATGCCATCATCCCCGAAAAAATTCCATGTTTCAGGAATGTTGTGGTTATCCTTCCTGTCACGCTATCCGCCCCCGTATCTTCTTCTCAGGAAGAAGCTTTATCGCAGGGGGCGGCAACCGGCGAAAGGCTACCGGCTTCCAGCTTCCGGCTACCGGCTGATTCGAGGCTACCGGCTCTGAGCTACCGGCTTCCGGCTATTTTTTCTGCAGGTAATTATTCTTGCGTACAACCAAATAGTAGTAGCAAGCACCCAGTAGCGAGCAGCCTATTGCCGGAAACTGGAAGCCAGAAACTGGAAGCCGGTAGCCGGAAGCCGGTAGCTGGAAGCCGGAAGCTGGAAGCCAGTAGCGAGCAGCAAGAAGCCAAAGGCCAAAAGCGGGAAGCCGGAAGCCGGAAGCCGGAAGCAAATAACATTTTTTACGGAATAAAACCTTCCGATGTATCGCGACTCCCTTTCTCAAACTACAAACAGCTCCTCCACCGTTGCGTTGTCCTCTGGCCGGTAACCGTTCGTCATAAAACCGATTTCAATGTGCACCGCCTCCTCTGCGCGATCGGTCACAATACCCTGCTGAGTAAGGTCCCGCCGGAAGTCAACTGTCGTCCCGATGAGATCATGGTAACGGAAGCGGAGGTGCGTACCCGTTATCTTGCCTTCCCGCAGATTGTGCGCAACACCGAGCAACTGCTCCACGAATGTCATATCGCCTTCGACTTCCACGAGCCGAAAAACAAACGTTCGTTTAGCGGAAGTCGTCAGGTAGACACCGTACTGCTGGAACGGGAAACCTGGAAAGGCGTGCATTACCGCTATGGAGAACAGGTGTCTTCGGCTATCCGTGACCGTGTGGAGAAGGAATTGCGTATGATCAACGAACTCGGCTTCGCGGCTTACTTCCTCGTGAACTGGGATATCGTTCGTTATGCGCAACGCAGAGGCTACTTCTACGTGGGTCGCGGTAGTGGCGCCAACAGCATCGTGGCCTATTGCCTCCGCATCACCGACGTGGATCCCATCGACCTGGATCTTTATTTCGAACGTTTCATCAATCCCTACCGTCAAAATCCTCCCGACTTCGACCTCGACTTCAGCTGGAAGGACCGCGACGACCTCACCGCCTACATCTTCCGGCGCCATGGAGAAGAACATACCGCCCTCCTCGCCACCTATAGCACCTATCAGAGCAATGCCGTCATCCGCGAACTCGGAAAAGTATTCGGGCTGCCGAAAGAAGAGATCGATGCACTGCAGGCGACGAAGAACGGTGAAAGTGTCGGCGAAGGTATGGCGAAACTGATCCGCCAGTACAGCGCCCTGCTCCACGACTTCCCTCATCACCTCAGCATCCACGCGGGAGGAGTCATCATCAGCGAAAAACCCATCACTTGCTATACGGCCCTCAATCATCCGCCCAAGGGATTTCCTGTCACGCAGTTCAGCATGCTGGAATCGGAAGATGTGGGACTGTACAAGTACGATATTCTCAGTCAGCGCGGGCTCGGTCATATCCGCGACGCCGTAGATATCGTGAAAAAAAATCGCGGCATCGACATCGACATCCATCAGATCAAGGCCTTCAAGAAAGATGAGAAAATAAAAGCACTCATCCGCAACGGAAGATGCATGGGTTGTTTCTATGTAGAGAGTCCCGCCATGCGCATGCTACTGAAGAAACTGCAGGTCGATACCTATATACAACTGGTGGCGGCGAGTTCCATCATACGTCCGGGAGTAGCGAGAAGCGGCATGATGCGCGAATACATTCTCCGCACCCACGACCCTGCCCGAAGAACGTATATACACCCCGTTATGAAGGAGCTGATGGAAGAAACCTACGGCATCATGGTGTATCAGGAAGATGTGATCAAGGTAGCACACCACTTCGCCGGACTCGATCTCAGCGAAGCCGATGTATTGCGCAGAGGGATGAGTGGTAAGTTCAGAAGTCGGGAAGAGTTTCAGAAGATCCGCGATAAGTTCTTCGACAGTTGTAAAGAAAAAGGATATCCCGACACCATTACTGCTGAAGTGTGGAGGCAGATCGAAAGTTTCGCGGGGTATTCGTTCTCGAAAGGACACTCGGCGAGTTATGCGGTGGAGAGTTATCAGAGCCTGTACCTCAAAGCGCATTACCCGCTCGAGTTCATGGTGGGCGTCATCAATAACTTCGGCGGATTCTACTCCACCGAGTTCTACGTACACGAAGCGCGGATGCAGGGCGCCACCGTCCACGCACCGCATATCAACGAGAGTTTATATTTGACGGATATACAAGGCCGTGATATCTACCTCGGCTTTATCCATCTGCAAAACTTACAACAGCAAACCGCGATCGCACTCCTCGAAGAACGCGACCGTAACGGCCCCTTCACCGGCCTCGCCGACTTCATGCACAGAGTGCCCATTGAAATAGAGCAGCTGCGGATACTGGTGCGCATCGGGGCATTTAGGTTTACCGGACGCAGCAAGAAAGAACTGTTATGGGATCTCCTCCTGCACATCGGCGACGGACGAAAAACGGAAGTGTACCAAAGCCTCTTTAATGAGCCCTCCTTCGGCCAGTCTTCAGAGGGCGAGGCTGAATGGAAGTTACCACCACTCACGCACCATCATTTAGAAGATGCGTTGGATGAAATAGAGTTGCTGGGATTTGAATTGTCCTCTCCATACAAACGACTCCGAGAAAATAATACTTCCCCGAGTTTAAACGCTGCGACCGCTGCGAATCCGCTGCGACCGCCGCGTTTAAAGGAAATTTTTGTTGCCAACGAACTATATGCTTCTATCGGACAGGAAATCTCCATCATCGGTTACCTCGTCACCACCAAACCTACACGCACCATCAAGGGGGAGTACATGGCTTTTGGCACCTGGCTCGATGTGGAGGGGTATTTCTTCGACAGCACTCATTTTCCGAGGGTGATAAAGGAATTTCCATTCAGAGGGAAAGGCATTTACCGTATCACGGGAAGAGTGGACAGTGAATTTGATTTTTGCAGTATCACGGTGAGTGCTATGGAGAAATTGCCGACGGCGGGAATTTAA
- a CDS encoding insulinase family protein, whose product MKRTIYLQKTVLWLFVLVTMSAYGQTAKQTVPPAPKKITSLEGITEYELGNSMKVLLFPDQSKSTMTVNITYLVGSRHEGYGESGMAHLLEHMVFKGTPKHPNIPQELTSHGCRPNGTTWYDRTNYFETFTASDENLKWALDLESDRMINSYIAKKDLESEFSVVRNEFESGENDPGGVLMERIMSTAFLWHNYGKSTIGSREDIERVPIENLQAFYKKYYQPDNAVLTITGKFDEAKTLALVNQYFGGIPKPSRVLQPTYTVEPTQDGERSVVLRRVGDVQVAACCYHIPAGAHPDYPAIAVLAEALTSEPGGRLYKELVESKKASSVYGFSFGLKDPGILYFTAEILKEKSIEDANKTMLSLLDNVKTTPITEEEVTRAKNKLNKFLELSYNNADRVGLTLSEYIAKGDWRLWFLYRDQLQKVTAADVNRVAATYLLSSNRTTGLFLPEENPMRVTIPEAKDPKELLKDYKGKEALAQAEAFDPSPANILSRSKTGTIPGGAKYCLLPKTTRGGSVNINMALHIGSAATLQNKGSIPSMTASMLNRGTKKYTYQQMNDAIDNLKATINISGSGQDVSISVQTIKESVPGVMLLLEEMLRRPTFPAAELDKMIEEELAGIEAQKSEPQAIAFKVFDRITNPYPATDFRYTMTPEEETAAVKALKIAEIQQFYSDYYNGTNATIAIVGDFNEAEAVSGITSIFSNWTSKIPFEKAKDEFFDVTSKTEKIKTPDKKNAMMVCGMNLKLGDNDPDFAALVMGNYLLGGGFLNSRLAVRIRQKEGLSYGVGSYLQAGQTDKVGAFGSYAIFNPTNLEKLKIAYQDEINLLLKNGINDTELKDAINGYLQSRNVSRSQDRELVGRLSNYLYYDRTLAWDADLEKKIAALTVNDINAAVRKWIDPSKITYVEAGDF is encoded by the coding sequence ATGAAAAGAACCATTTATCTTCAAAAAACTGTTTTGTGGCTATTTGTCCTCGTAACAATGTCGGCGTACGGACAAACCGCCAAGCAAACTGTGCCTCCTGCACCGAAGAAAATCACTTCACTCGAAGGCATCACTGAGTATGAATTGGGAAACAGCATGAAAGTCCTGCTCTTCCCGGATCAATCGAAGTCAACGATGACAGTAAATATAACCTATCTCGTAGGCTCACGTCACGAAGGATATGGTGAGAGCGGCATGGCGCATTTGCTCGAACACATGGTGTTTAAGGGGACTCCCAAGCATCCCAATATCCCGCAGGAGCTAACCAGTCACGGTTGTCGTCCGAATGGAACGACCTGGTATGACCGTACCAATTACTTCGAGACTTTTACGGCATCGGATGAAAATCTGAAATGGGCATTGGATCTCGAGAGCGATCGTATGATCAACTCTTATATCGCAAAGAAAGATCTGGAGTCAGAATTTTCTGTAGTACGCAATGAATTTGAATCCGGGGAAAATGATCCGGGTGGTGTGCTGATGGAACGGATTATGTCGACGGCTTTTCTCTGGCATAACTATGGAAAATCGACCATCGGTTCCCGGGAAGATATTGAACGCGTTCCTATCGAGAACCTGCAGGCTTTCTATAAAAAATACTATCAGCCGGACAATGCCGTGTTGACCATCACCGGAAAATTTGATGAAGCGAAAACGCTGGCGCTGGTGAACCAATACTTCGGCGGAATTCCAAAACCATCTCGCGTATTGCAGCCTACTTACACCGTTGAACCTACTCAGGACGGCGAGCGATCTGTTGTTTTACGCAGAGTGGGAGATGTGCAGGTGGCAGCGTGTTGCTATCATATCCCTGCTGGCGCTCATCCCGACTATCCCGCAATAGCAGTGCTGGCAGAAGCATTGACAAGTGAGCCCGGTGGAAGACTATACAAAGAGTTGGTAGAATCAAAAAAGGCGAGCAGTGTATATGGCTTCAGTTTCGGATTGAAAGATCCCGGCATCCTGTATTTCACTGCTGAAATATTGAAAGAGAAATCCATTGAAGATGCAAATAAAACCATGTTGAGCCTCCTCGACAATGTTAAAACAACTCCTATTACCGAAGAAGAAGTGACGAGAGCGAAAAACAAACTCAATAAATTCCTTGAGCTCAGCTATAACAATGCCGACCGGGTAGGTTTGACGTTGTCAGAATATATTGCAAAAGGCGACTGGAGATTATGGTTCCTCTATCGTGATCAGTTACAAAAAGTCACTGCAGCAGATGTAAACCGGGTAGCAGCTACCTATCTCTTAAGTAGCAATCGTACGACCGGACTGTTCCTTCCTGAAGAAAATCCGATGCGTGTCACTATTCCTGAAGCGAAGGATCCTAAAGAACTGTTGAAAGATTACAAAGGCAAGGAAGCGCTTGCACAGGCAGAGGCTTTTGATCCGAGTCCGGCGAATATTTTATCAAGATCCAAAACAGGAACGATACCCGGAGGAGCTAAGTATTGCCTTCTTCCAAAAACAACACGCGGCGGAAGTGTGAACATCAACATGGCCCTGCATATTGGAAGTGCAGCCACTTTGCAAAACAAAGGATCCATTCCTTCCATGACAGCTTCTATGTTGAACAGAGGAACGAAAAAGTACACCTATCAGCAGATGAATGATGCGATAGATAATCTTAAGGCTACCATCAATATTTCGGGCAGCGGACAAGACGTTTCCATCAGCGTACAAACGATCAAGGAAAGTGTTCCCGGTGTGATGCTCTTGCTGGAGGAGATGCTGAGAAGGCCGACATTCCCGGCTGCTGAACTCGATAAAATGATTGAAGAAGAGCTGGCGGGTATCGAAGCGCAGAAGAGCGAACCACAAGCCATCGCCTTCAAAGTATTTGACCGTATCACCAATCCCTACCCTGCTACTGACTTCCGCTATACGATGACACCCGAAGAAGAAACGGCTGCGGTAAAAGCGTTGAAGATTGCCGAGATACAACAATTCTACTCGGACTACTACAATGGCACCAATGCTACCATTGCCATCGTAGGCGACTTCAATGAAGCAGAAGCGGTGAGTGGTATCACCTCCATTTTTTCCAACTGGACATCCAAAATTCCATTTGAAAAAGCAAAAGATGAATTCTTCGATGTGACTTCTAAAACCGAAAAGATAAAAACGCCCGATAAGAAAAACGCCATGATGGTATGCGGCATGAACTTAAAATTGGGAGATAATGATCCCGATTTCGCGGCATTGGTGATGGGGAACTATTTACTGGGTGGAGGATTTTTAAATTCACGTCTCGCGGTACGTATTCGCCAGAAAGAAGGTTTGAGTTATGGAGTCGGTTCCTATTTACAGGCGGGACAGACGGACAAAGTTGGTGCTTTCGGATCGTACGCTATTTTCAATCCTACCAATCTGGAGAAATTAAAAATAGCTTATCAGGATGAAATTAACTTACTGCTGAAAAACGGTATTAACGATACTGAACTCAAGGATGCCATCAACGGATATCTTCAGAGCAGGAATGTTAGCCGCTCTCAGGACCGCGAGCTGGTGGGAAGATTGTCCAACTACCTCTACTATGACCGCACACTGGCCTGGGATGCAGACCTCGAAAAGAAAATTGCAGCCTTAACCGTAAACGATATCAACGCTGCGGTTAGAAAATGGATTGACCCATCGAAGATCACCTACGTAGAGGCGGGAGATTTTTAA
- a CDS encoding ATP-binding protein — MVVRQAYAEVLRLASGFKSIAITGARQSGKTTLVKELFPDKPYISLENPDSRRFAIEDPRGFLNQWKNGAVLDEVQRTPELFSYLQELLDNSKSKGQFILTGSNNLLLQASISQSLAGRVAYFQLPAFSISELQKSSLLPADDDDLMLKGFYPPVYDQDIPAVDWSRNYISTYVEKDVRQIKNIIDLHVFERFLSLLAGRCSQELNMSALAIETGVDVKTVQSWISLLESSYIIFLLKPHHRNFNKMLVKRPKLYFCDTSIVCSLLRITEKNHIESHPLRGAVFENMVVAELRKSYLNNGSSLPLFYWRDKTGHEVDVIIEKSSELLPVEIKSGRTVSGEYFRNLHYWIKQSKMAHGFVLYGGKENQQRSNGIQLMNWREYVLGDLF, encoded by the coding sequence ATGGTTGTTCGTCAGGCATATGCAGAGGTATTACGATTAGCTTCCGGTTTTAAATCGATAGCGATAACGGGGGCTCGTCAATCCGGGAAAACGACGCTGGTGAAGGAACTTTTTCCCGATAAACCGTACATATCATTGGAAAATCCGGATAGTCGTCGATTTGCTATTGAAGATCCGCGGGGATTTTTGAATCAATGGAAGAATGGGGCAGTGTTGGATGAAGTTCAACGCACTCCGGAATTGTTTTCTTATTTACAAGAACTACTTGATAACAGTAAATCAAAAGGACAATTTATTTTAACAGGATCCAATAACTTGTTGTTGCAAGCTTCCATTTCACAAAGCCTTGCAGGAAGGGTCGCTTATTTTCAACTTCCTGCATTCAGTATTTCTGAATTACAAAAGTCGTCATTGTTACCTGCTGATGACGATGATTTAATGCTGAAAGGATTTTATCCTCCTGTTTACGATCAGGACATACCGGCCGTTGATTGGAGCCGAAATTATATCAGTACTTATGTTGAAAAGGATGTAAGGCAGATTAAAAACATAATCGATTTGCATGTGTTTGAGCGCTTTCTTTCCTTACTAGCCGGTCGATGTTCGCAAGAGTTGAATATGAGTGCACTTGCCATCGAGACAGGTGTTGATGTTAAAACGGTGCAATCCTGGATCAGCCTGTTGGAAAGTAGTTATATTATATTTCTATTGAAGCCGCATCACCGGAATTTCAACAAGATGTTGGTGAAGCGTCCTAAACTTTATTTCTGCGATACATCAATCGTTTGCTCACTGTTGCGCATTACCGAAAAAAATCATATTGAATCGCATCCGCTGCGGGGAGCTGTTTTTGAGAATATGGTAGTGGCAGAATTGCGGAAGTCATATCTCAACAATGGTTCATCCTTGCCCTTGTTTTACTGGAGAGATAAAACAGGTCACGAAGTAGATGTCATTATCGAAAAAAGTAGCGAACTGTTACCCGTAGAAATAAAATCCGGACGCACAGTGAGCGGAGAGTATTTCCGAAATCTTCACTATTGGATAAAACAGAGTAAAATGGCTCACGGTTTTGTGTTGTATGGCGGTAAAGAAAACCAGCAAAGAAGCAATGGAATACAACTCATGAATTGGAGGGAGTATGTGTTGGGAGATTTATTTTGA
- a CDS encoding PA0069 family radical SAM protein → MEEYIKGRGSQINTPNRFLKQERVLEHFEGIDELPDPDPGTEVFVDHPKQIVNKVESTDLPFLYSLNPYQGCEHGCAYCYARNAHTFWGMSAGLDFERKIIVKPNAPKLLEEFINKKNYQPATMSMSGNTDCYQPLERQYKITRGLLEVFLKYRHPVGIITKNALILRDIDLLAELASMQLVHVFISITTLDEELRRTMEPRTSSSENRLKTIRNLTDKGIPVGVMTAPIIPGLNSDEIPDLLKAAADHGAITAGYTMVRLNGDVKDIFSDWLQKNRPDAAKKVWNHIRHAHGGSVSDSRPGIRMRGEGNIAQSVNQLFKLFRNKYYGENKMPDYDFTKFQRGGQMSLF, encoded by the coding sequence ATGGAAGAATACATCAAAGGTCGGGGTTCACAGATCAATACACCCAATCGCTTTTTGAAGCAGGAACGGGTGCTGGAGCATTTCGAAGGAATTGATGAACTGCCCGATCCGGATCCGGGGACAGAAGTGTTTGTAGATCACCCGAAGCAGATCGTGAATAAGGTGGAGAGTACGGATTTACCTTTTCTCTATTCACTCAATCCCTACCAGGGTTGCGAACACGGCTGTGCCTACTGTTATGCCCGCAATGCGCATACGTTTTGGGGGATGAGTGCCGGACTTGATTTCGAAAGAAAGATTATCGTGAAGCCCAACGCGCCGAAGCTCCTCGAGGAGTTTATCAATAAGAAAAATTACCAGCCTGCCACGATGAGTATGAGCGGCAATACCGATTGTTATCAGCCCCTGGAACGTCAGTATAAAATTACCCGGGGACTCCTCGAAGTTTTTCTGAAGTACCGTCATCCGGTAGGCATCATCACCAAAAACGCGCTCATCCTCCGCGATATCGATTTACTCGCCGAACTGGCTTCAATGCAATTGGTGCATGTGTTTATCTCTATCACGACGCTTGATGAAGAATTACGTCGCACGATGGAGCCGCGCACCTCTTCTTCAGAAAACCGGCTGAAGACCATTCGTAACTTGACCGATAAGGGTATACCCGTAGGCGTTATGACAGCTCCCATTATCCCCGGACTCAACAGCGACGAAATTCCGGATCTCCTCAAAGCAGCCGCGGATCATGGCGCAATAACAGCGGGCTATACCATGGTGCGACTCAATGGCGACGTGAAAGACATCTTCTCCGACTGGCTGCAAAAAAACCGACCCGATGCCGCGAAGAAAGTATGGAACCATATCCGGCATGCACACGGCGGATCAGTCAGTGATTCAAGACCGGGAATACGGATGCGCGGAGAAGGAAATATCGCTCAATCCGTCAATCAGCTTTTTAAACTTTTCAGAAATAAATATTACGGAGAAAATAAAATGCCGGACTATGATTTTACGAAATTTCAAAGAGGCGGGCAGATGAGTTTGTTTTGA